GTGGATGTTCTGACAATTCTGTCCAAAGCTACTTCAATGACACAGGATCAAGTGCGTTCTGTGCTTGCCAACCCGTCGGTCGTAAGACCCGTGACCGTCGGGGAAGCTTTAAACCAGAAGGAATTCTCCACAGCGGATGAAGTCGTCAGTGATCTGTGCAAAGAGTTGGGATTGGATTTTATCCGCGACATCCCCGTTGCCGATATCAACGCCGACTTGATCCGGGATATCCCGATCAACTACGCAAAACAACATCAAGTCCTCCCCTACAAGGATGAAGCCGACCAAATGATTGCTCTTACCAGCAATCCGGTAAACCTTAAATCCCTGGATGATTTGAAAGTTCTGTTTGGCAAAAAAGTCCGCCCTCTGGTTACAACCACGATTCGTATTCAGGATGCGATCAACAAAGTTTACGAAAAATCCACTGCGAATCTTTCGGGCCTCGATGAAATCGACGAAGAGGATTACGATCTTGATGATCCGATCGTGGATCTTTTGGAAGCTGGCGAGGACGATGCGCCGGTGATCAAGATGGTGAACAGCCTTCTGTTCCGCGCGGTGAAAGAAAAAGCTTCGGATATTCATATTGAACCCTATGAAAAAGACATGGTCGTGCGCTTCCGTACGGACGGTGTTTTGATGGATGTCTTTAAACCACCTAAAAAACTACAGAACGCGATCACCTCCCGTATCAAAGTTATGGCGAACTTGAACATCGCGGAAAAACGTCTTCCTCAGGATGGTCGTATTCCGTTGAAAGTCGGCGGTAAAGATATCGATATTCGTCTCTCCACTGTTCCGACGGCTCACGGCGAGCGTCTGGTCATGCGTATTCAAGACAGATCCTCTGTGATCCTGGAACTTGAGCAGCTGGGTTTCTCAAGAGAAAACCTGGATCGCCTGGATGATCTTTTGGCTCGTAATGACGGTATCCTGCTGGTTACAGGTCCTACGGGTTCTGGTAAATCCACGACTCTTTATGGTTCATTAACGAAACTCAACAAGCCTGACGTGAATATCCTGACTGTTGAAGATCCGGTGGAGCAACGTATCCACGGGATTGGTCAGGTGCAAACCAACGCCAAGATCGGATTGACGTTCGCGGCGGGTTTAAGATCTTTCCTTCGTCAAGACCCCGACATCATCATGGTCGGTGAGATTCGTGACTTGGAAACTGCCGAACTTGCGATCCAAGCCTCCCTGACGGGTCACTTGGTTTTAAGTACTCTGCATACCAATGACTCTGCCGGTGCTTTCCCGCGTTTGATTGACTTTGGGGTTGAGCCTTTCTTGATCGCAACTTCAGTTATGGGCGTCGTGGCGCAGCGTCTGGTGCGTGTCCTTTGCCCACATTGTAAAGCTCCTTACGAGCCTACAGATTTCGAATTGTCACTGATTGGTGTCAGCCGGGAAGTTGCAAGCAAGAGCCACATCTGCAAAGCCATGGGTTGCTCGGAATGCGGGCAAAAAGGTTATTCCGGTCGTACGACGATCAGTGAATTGATGGTTGTGACTGATGATATTCGTTCATTGATCATGCAGCGTAAAGACGGTGCCACTTTGAAGAAACAAGCTTTGGCCAATGGAATGAAAACTTTCCGTGACCATGGTATTGCCAAAGTGCTGGCTGGTGTGACTACAATTGAACAGTTAACTACGAATACGCAACTGGATCTATAATATGCCAATTTTTGAGTACAAGGGCCTGACACGTGACGGAAGAAACACCAAAGGTGTGATCGACGCAGAAAATCTGCGTGCGGCCCGTACCAAACTCAAAAGAGATAATATTTATGTTGTTGATATTCGCGACAAGAAAAAATTAGACACGAAAAAGTCCAAAGGCGCTCCCCGCGCCACCAAAACCGTTCAAGTTAAGGATCTTTCCCTGATGACTCGTCAGTTGGCGACTCTGGTAAAGGCGAATATCCCCTTGGTGGATGCATTAACTGCGATTGCTGAGCAGGTTGAAAATCCGACTCTTTCAGAAGCCATTGCCGACTGTAAGAATATGGTGAACGAGGGTTCCCCTTTCCACAAAGCCCTGCAAAAGTACCCGAATATTTTCACCAAGATTTATATTTCGATGGTAGAAGCCGGGGAAATGTCAGGAAGTTTGGACGTGATCCTGATGCGTCTGGCGGAGTTTACTGAAGCCCAGGCCGATCTTCGTGCCAAAGTTTCCAGCGCCATGACCTACCCGATTATCATGCTGGTTGTGACGATGGGTTTGCTTTCGTTCCTATTTATCTTCCTGATTCCTAAAATGGTCACAGTGTTCGAGTCCGCGCCAAACCTGGTGCTTCCTTGGTACACTGTCGCTTTGATCAATGCCTCTCAATTCATGGTGAATTATTGGTACATTATCTTTGGTGCGATCTTTATTGCCATTGTGATGTTTAGAAATTGGAAATCCAGCCCAACGGGCCGCGCTCAATGGGATGCAATTTCTTTGAAACTTCCGATTGCAGGACCTGCGGTGCGCATGGTGGCGGTCTCCCGCTTCACTCGTACTTTGGCGACACTTTTAACAGGCGGCGTTCCGATGCTGACCGCTTTGGATATCGTTAAGAACGTCGTGGACAACAGCGTTCTTTCCGTCGCGATCGAAGAGGCCCGCAACAATATCGCGGAAGGTGAATCGATTGCCGGTCCTTTGAAAAAATCCAACCAGTTCCCGCCGATCGTAATCCACATGGTTAACATTGGCGAAAAAACGGGTGACTTGGAGAACATGCTGACTCAGGTATCAGATGCCTTCGACTTCCAGGTTAAAAACAAGTTGGAATCCCTGACGTCTTTGATGACACCAGTCGTTACTGTTTTGATGGGTTTTGCGATTGCGATGATCGTATTTGCGGTCATGGTTCCGATGTTTGAAATGACCAATATCGCTGGTTAGTTCGGTCTTAAAAGTTTAATTTGAGACATCCTACAGGAAGTTAAAAGTTTACTTTAACTTCCTGGTCAAAATACCATCCTCTAAGGACAAATTCTGTAAGACAACAAGACAAAAGAATGTGCCAAGTCAGAAGCATCTCTTTACCACGACCTTGCGCTCTGTTAGTATTTCATTCGGCAACAAGGAGTTTTAAATGTTAGCTATCAATAACCGCAAGGGTATGACTTTGATCGAGATCATGATCGTCCTTGCTATCATCGGCGGTATCTCTGCACTTTTGCTTCCACGTCTGACTGGTTCCATGGACAAAGCTAAAGTTAAAGAAACCAAAATCCATATGGGTCAGATTTCCAATGCTTTGCAAATGTACTACACAGATTGCAACAAGTACCCGCAAACGCTGGAAGGTTTGACGACTCAAGATCCAAACTGCAGCAACTGGGGTCCTGAGCCTTATATCAAAAACATCAAAGACCGTTGGGAACATGACTATGTTTACGAACTTAACGGCAGCGAAATTCATTTGAAATCTTTCGGTAAAGATGGACGCGAAGGTGGCTCTGGCTACGACGCTGACATCTCTTTGGACGATCTTTAGTCCATTATGAATCGTCGGGGCTTCACCCTCATTGAGGTGATGATTGTACTTGCCATCATTGGCGGTTTGGTTGTCATTGGGGCCCCACGACTCTTTAAAGCACAAACGAATATCCGGGCCACCACACGTCAATTCATGGCTCTGACCAAAGATATTCGCAACAAAGCCCGCATCTACAATTCCACTTACCGCCTGGTTATTAATATCGATGGCGACAAAGCCGGCCAGTACTGGGTTGAAAGAGCCAACGGCCCGACTCCGATTGATCCGGCAGCGGCAGAAAAAGAACGCGACAGAATGAAAAGCAGCTTCAAAGATGAAGATGCACCACCGCCGAAATATGCGATGGACACTACTGTTTTGAAAAAAGAAGCGCAACTACCGGGCGCTTTCAAATTCGTACAAGTCGAAACGGTTTCAAGTAAAGATCCCATCACATCCGGAACCGCTTACATTCACTTTTTCCCGGAAGGATTTGTAGAGGCCTCTGCCATTCAGATTTCCGGGGCAAATAATTCCATTTGGACTCTTGTTTTTAATCCTTTAACGGGTCAAGCTGATATCATAGAGAAAGCTCAATCGTTAAAGGGACTTCAGCGGTGAAAAATAAAGGCTTTACATTGATCGAGACCGTGCTCGCACTGGTCATCCTCTCCTCCGGGTTGCTGTTATTGGCAAATTCCTGGGGCGGAAGTTTCGCTTACGTTCGCAAAGCCCAATTCGCCACCGAAGTCACTGCCCTGCTTGAGCGAAAAATGGCCGAGATCGAAATTGAATACGCCGGCAAATCCCTTGATTCCATCCCTGAAGACAAAGAAGACGATTTTGGATCCGAGTTTCCGCAATACTCATGGAAAATGGAATCCAAAGAATTTGAAGTCCCCGACATTTCAGCAACCCTAACTGCGCGTGAGGGCGGTGCCGATGAAATGTCCCTGACGTTGATGAAGACGCTGACTCAGCATCTTTCCAAATCCATCAAAGAAGTAAAAGTCACAGTGATTTACAAAGGCAGCAAAAAGCCAATGAGCTTTTCTGCCACTCAGTACTTTGTCGACTATGATCGCGAAATCCCTCTACCAGGGGGCATGTAGTGGTCACTTCGCGCCGTGGTTTTACGCTGATTGAAGTTCTGATCACCATTGCCATCCTGGGCACGATGACGGTTTTGGTCGCGCAATCAATTCAACAAAGTGTGAAAATGAAAAACAAAGTCACCACCCAGGTGGATGATGTTTCCCATCTGCGCGATGCTGTTCGTTTGATTCAAAAAGATGTGAACCTGGCCTACCACTATCGCGATGTCGAAAAAGAACTCACAGATCTATTGGCTAAAAAAAGCCAGCCGACGCAAGCGCCGGCAACCCAGCCCGGTTTCCCAGGATTTGTTCAACCTGGAATGGCTCAGCCTTCTGCTTTTGAACAACAACAGCAAAATCGCGAAGTTCCCCGCAAAAATCCCGAAACCCAATTCGTGGGCACAGAAGAGACTTTGAACTTCGTCACCATGAACAACGCGCGCACCATTCGCAACTCCCCGCAGGCGGATTTTATTGAAGTCGGTTATGAACTGA
This is a stretch of genomic DNA from Bdellovibrio sp. GT3. It encodes these proteins:
- the gspF gene encoding type II secretion system inner membrane protein GspF; translated protein: MPIFEYKGLTRDGRNTKGVIDAENLRAARTKLKRDNIYVVDIRDKKKLDTKKSKGAPRATKTVQVKDLSLMTRQLATLVKANIPLVDALTAIAEQVENPTLSEAIADCKNMVNEGSPFHKALQKYPNIFTKIYISMVEAGEMSGSLDVILMRLAEFTEAQADLRAKVSSAMTYPIIMLVVTMGLLSFLFIFLIPKMVTVFESAPNLVLPWYTVALINASQFMVNYWYIIFGAIFIAIVMFRNWKSSPTGRAQWDAISLKLPIAGPAVRMVAVSRFTRTLATLLTGGVPMLTALDIVKNVVDNSVLSVAIEEARNNIAEGESIAGPLKKSNQFPPIVIHMVNIGEKTGDLENMLTQVSDAFDFQVKNKLESLTSLMTPVVTVLMGFAIAMIVFAVMVPMFEMTNIAG
- the gspG gene encoding type II secretion system major pseudopilin GspG; translation: MLAINNRKGMTLIEIMIVLAIIGGISALLLPRLTGSMDKAKVKETKIHMGQISNALQMYYTDCNKYPQTLEGLTTQDPNCSNWGPEPYIKNIKDRWEHDYVYELNGSEIHLKSFGKDGREGGSGYDADISLDDL
- a CDS encoding type II secretion system protein GspJ; protein product: MVTSRRGFTLIEVLITIAILGTMTVLVAQSIQQSVKMKNKVTTQVDDVSHLRDAVRLIQKDVNLAYHYRDVEKELTDLLAKKSQPTQAPATQPGFPGFVQPGMAQPSAFEQQQQNREVPRKNPETQFVGTEETLNFVTMNNARTIRNSPQADFIEVGYELKECKSLNEAGGSSKCIWRRSSPVADLDVTKGGQETVLLENVSEFKFRYMGKGKQDWVSSWRTDQGGDGATKGKFPQAVELSITVTKKESGKDRKYSMQVIIPIHFTNNPDDTNTGQATQQQGGQGQQPGQPGGAN
- a CDS encoding type IV pilus modification PilV family protein, which codes for MKNKGFTLIETVLALVILSSGLLLLANSWGGSFAYVRKAQFATEVTALLERKMAEIEIEYAGKSLDSIPEDKEDDFGSEFPQYSWKMESKEFEVPDISATLTAREGGADEMSLTLMKTLTQHLSKSIKEVKVTVIYKGSKKPMSFSATQYFVDYDREIPLPGGM
- the gspE gene encoding type II secretion system ATPase GspE, whose protein sequence is MATVDVLTILSKATSMTQDQVRSVLANPSVVRPVTVGEALNQKEFSTADEVVSDLCKELGLDFIRDIPVADINADLIRDIPINYAKQHQVLPYKDEADQMIALTSNPVNLKSLDDLKVLFGKKVRPLVTTTIRIQDAINKVYEKSTANLSGLDEIDEEDYDLDDPIVDLLEAGEDDAPVIKMVNSLLFRAVKEKASDIHIEPYEKDMVVRFRTDGVLMDVFKPPKKLQNAITSRIKVMANLNIAEKRLPQDGRIPLKVGGKDIDIRLSTVPTAHGERLVMRIQDRSSVILELEQLGFSRENLDRLDDLLARNDGILLVTGPTGSGKSTTLYGSLTKLNKPDVNILTVEDPVEQRIHGIGQVQTNAKIGLTFAAGLRSFLRQDPDIIMVGEIRDLETAELAIQASLTGHLVLSTLHTNDSAGAFPRLIDFGVEPFLIATSVMGVVAQRLVRVLCPHCKAPYEPTDFELSLIGVSREVASKSHICKAMGCSECGQKGYSGRTTISELMVVTDDIRSLIMQRKDGATLKKQALANGMKTFRDHGIAKVLAGVTTIEQLTTNTQLDL
- a CDS encoding pilus assembly FimT family protein, whose translation is MNRRGFTLIEVMIVLAIIGGLVVIGAPRLFKAQTNIRATTRQFMALTKDIRNKARIYNSTYRLVINIDGDKAGQYWVERANGPTPIDPAAAEKERDRMKSSFKDEDAPPPKYAMDTTVLKKEAQLPGAFKFVQVETVSSKDPITSGTAYIHFFPEGFVEASAIQISGANNSIWTLVFNPLTGQADIIEKAQSLKGLQR